One window of the Camelina sativa cultivar DH55 chromosome 1, Cs, whole genome shotgun sequence genome contains the following:
- the LOC104702967 gene encoding probable galacturonosyltransferase 13, which yields MQLHISPSMRSITISSSNEFIDLMKIKVAARHISYRTLFHTILILAFLLPFVFILTAVVTLEGVNKCSSFDCFGRRLGPRLLGRVDDSERLVRDFYKILNEVSTQEIPDGLKLPDSFSQLVSDMKNNHYDAKTFALVLRAMVEKFERDLRESKFAELMNKHFAASSIPKGIHCLSLRLTDEYSSNAHARRQLPSPELLPVLSDNAYHHFVLATDNILAASVVVSSAVQSSSKPEKIVFHVITDKKTYAGMHSWFALNSVAPAIVEVKSVHQFDWLTRENVPVLEAVENHNSIRDYYHGNHIAGANLSETTPRTFASKLQSRSPKYISLLNHLRIYLPELFPNLDKVVFLDDDIVIQKDLSPLWDIDLNGKVNGAVETCRGEDVWVMSKRLRNYFNFSHPLIAKHLDPEECAWAYGMNIFDLRTWRKTNIRETYHSWLRENLKSNLTMWKLGTLPPALIAFKGHVQPIDSSWHMLGLGYQSKTNLENAKKAAVIHYNGQSKPWLEIGFEHLRPFWTKYVNYSNDFVKNCHILG from the exons ATGCAGCTTCACATATCGCCTAGCATGAGAAGCATTACGATTTCGAGCAGCAATGAGtttattgatttgatgaagATCAAAGTCGCAGCTCGTCACATCTCTTACCGAACTCTCTTCCACACTATCTTAATCCTCGCCTTCTTGTTGCCTTTTGTCTTCATCCTTACCGCTGTTGTTACCCTTGAAGGTGTCAACAAGTGCTCCTCCTTTG aTTGTTTTGGGAGGCGGTTAGGACCACGTCTTCTTGGTAGGGTAGATGATTCAGAG AGACTAGTTAgagatttttacaaaattttaaatgaagTAAGCACTCAAGAAATTCCAGATGGTTTAAAGCTTCCAGATTCTTTTAGTCAACTTGTTTCggatatgaagaacaaccacTACGATGCCAAAACATTTGCCCTCGTGCTTCGAGCTATG GTAGAGAAGTTTGAAAGGGATTTAAGGGAATCCAAATTTGCCGAACTTATGAACAAACACTTTGCTGCAAGTTCAATCCCAAAAGGAATTCATTGTCTCTCTTTAAGACTAACCGATGAATATTCCTCCAATGCTCATGCCCGTAGACAGCTTCCTTCCCCGGAGCTTCTCCCTGTTCTCTCAGACAATGCTTACCACCATTTCGTTCTAGCTACAGACAATATCTTGGCTGCCTCGGTTGTGGTCTCATCCGCTGTTCAATCATCTTCAAAACCCGAGAAAATTGTCTTCCATGTTATCACAGACAAGAAAACCTATGCGGGTATGCATTCTTGGTTTGCGCTTAATTCTGTAGCTCCTGCGATTGTTGAAGTCAAAAGTGTTCATCAGTTTGACTGGTTAACAAGAGAGAATGTTCCGGTTCTCGAAGCTGTCGAAAACCATAACAGTATCAGAGATTATTACCATGGGAATCATATCGCTGGTGCAAACCTCAGCGAAACAACTCCTCGAACATTTGCTTCGAAGTTGCAATCAAGAAGTCCCAAATACATATCTTTACTCAACCATCTTAGAATATATCTACCAGAG CTTTTTCCGAACTTAGACAAGGTAGTGTTCTTAGATGATGATATAGTGATACAGAAAGATCTATCTCCGCTCTGGGATATTGACCTTAACGGGAAGGTTAATGGAGCCGTTGAGACTTGTCGAGGAGAAGACGTATGGGTTATGTCAAAGCGTCTTAGGAACTACTTCAATTTCTCTCACCCGCTCATCGCAAAGCATCTGGATCCAGAAGAATGTGCTTGGGCTTATGGAATGAATATCTTCGATCTACGGACTTGGAGGAAGACAAATATCAGAGAAACGTATCATTCTTGGCTTAGAGAG AATCTGAAGTCAAATCTAACAATGTGGAAACTTGGGACATTGCCTCCTGCACTAATAGCATTTAAAGGTCATGTTCAGCCAATAGATTCGTCTTGGCATATGCTTGGATTAGGTTATCAAAGCAAGACCAACTTAGAAAATGCAAAGAAAGCTGCGGTGATTCATTACAATGGCCAATCAAAGCCGTGGCTCGAGATAGGTTTCGAGCATCTTAGACCCTTCTGGACAAAATATGTTAACTACTCCAATGATTTCGTTAAGAATTGTCATATCTTGGGATAG
- the LOC104720349 gene encoding uncharacterized protein LOC104720349 — MEDHHQEFEKPIFVFVPNKLRNSRVSRNRKMKNGFRESMSHYEELSCYYGLRKNPKKIQKSLLVQPRRNKKSLIRCKECGKGFLYEKCLLNHRLVTHSEESVVRTSLLCSFSVVQKRKRSKRVSRYKKKSTRFSVSSSSSSFTMFPVSVDDDGELLEVAESLILLSMSGGKFLNVLELFGKALDSNQRESGYGFLRNEQKLVAEEDRVVSNEQKKLLGISTESDGTWKELSDFLADKKVREDDESGQQKQVGGAGMLREATEQKLVRQETTFEDSNSGNKSLQMNIDEHRCGLCDKVFSTYQALGGHQTFHRIRNKSKSQTKSCRDESVEVGS; from the coding sequence ATGGAAGACCATCATCAAGAATTCGAGAAGCCCATCTTCGTATTCGTCCCTAACAAGCTCAGAAACTCTCGAGTTTCGAGAAATCGCAAGATGAAGAATGGCTTCAGAGAATCTATGAGTCACTACGAAGAGCTGTCTTGCTACTACGGATTGAGGAAGAACCCGAAGAAAATCCAGAAATCTCTACTCGTTCAACCAAGAAGGAATAAGAAGAGTTTGATTCGATGCAAAGAATGCGGGAAAGGGTTTCTTTACGAGAAATGTCTGCTGAATCATCGCCTAGTGACGCATTCTGAAGAATCTGTTGTGAGAACAAGTTTGTTGTGTAGCTTCAGTGTTGTgcagaagagaaagagatcgaaGAGAGTTTCCAGGTACAAGAAGAAGAGTACTcgattctctgtttcttcttcttcttcttcgtttacaATGTTTCCTGTTTCTGTGGATGATGATGGGGAGTTATTAGAAGTGGCTGAGTCTCTGATTCTGTTGTCTATGAGTGGTGGTAAGTTCTTGAATGTTTTAGAACTCTTTGGTAAAGCTCTAGATTCGAATCAGAGAGAATCTGGATATGGCTTTTTGAGGAATGAGCAAAAACTTGTTGCTGAAGAAGATAGGGTTGTGAGTAATGAGCAGAAGAAACTTTTGGGAATTAGCACAGAATCTGATGGAACATGGAAAGAGCTTTCGGATTTCTTGGCAGACAAGAAGGTTAGGGAAGACGATGAATCGGGTCAGCAGAAGCAGGTAGGAGGAGCTGGAATGCTTAGAGAAGCAACCGAACAGAAACTTGTTCGTCAAGAAACTACGTTTGAAGATTCAAATTCAGGAAATAAAAGTTTACAGATGAACATTGATGAGCATCGGTGTGGGCTCTGTGACAAGGTTTTCTCGACGTATCAAGCTCTTGGTGGTCATCAGACGTTTCACAGAATAAGAAACAAGTCCAAAAGTCAAACCAAGAGTTGTAGAGACGAATCAGTGGAAGTTGGGAGCTGA